Part of the Benincasa hispida cultivar B227 chromosome 11, ASM972705v1, whole genome shotgun sequence genome, GTTCAGGTTAGCCAGATCGCTGCTACATTGAATACTATAAACAAAGGAGCTTTCCTTAGTTGTATGGAGAAAAACCCAAGGGAAGAGTGCAAAGCAATAACCTtgagaattggaaaaaaaatattgtgcaTCCTATGACAGACCAGGCAGAGGAACAGATGGTATTGAGTCCTATAGCTAGTAATGTGAATCAAGGAAAAAAGGGTGATGTTCCTGTATCATCCAAATCAGGGAGTAGTTCTGAACCTTCACCTGCTGTGTTAAGTAAAATCCCCTATCCCCAACacttttagaaaagaaattgaattatCAATTTGTTAAatctttagatatttttaagaagtttcatataaatattccttttgtaGATGCTCTGGAACAAATGCCAAATTATGTGAAGTTCATGAAGGAAATGTTGTCTTCAAAGAAGAAGTTTGAAAAGTATGAGACAATTAGCATAAATAAGGAATGCAGTGCTATATTGCAAAAGAAGCTACCGCAAAAATTGAAGGATCCTGGGAGTTTTACGATCCCCTACACTATAGGGAATCTAACAGTAAACAAAGCTTTATGTGATTTAAGAGCTTCAATTAATCTGATGCCTTTATCTTTGTACAGAAAAGTGGACATAGGAGAGGTACAGCCGACGATGATATCATTGCAGCAAGTAGATCGTACCCTTACTTACCCTCGTGGTGTAGTAGAGGATGTTCTGGTTGAAGTCGGTGATTTCATCTTCCCAGCAGATTTTGTGGTCCTTGATATGGAAGAAAACTCTGAAATTCCCATCATCCTTGGAAAGCCATTCCTAGCCACAGTAGGGCACTGATTGATGTATATGATGGTGAGCTTACACTCCAGGTGAATGATAAAATGAAGTTCAACATTTTTCATTCTTCTAAGCCCGTAAAGCTTGTAAGATCGTGCCAAGAGATGAATGAAGTTGTTTGTGAAGATTTTTTACGATCTCTTAGTAAAGAAAAGAGCAAGGAAAAGGTAACGAGTCCTAAACAATCTTCCAAGAAGGAATAGGAGAGTTAAGTTTAACGCCATGGGAGACCAGGGCTGTTAGAACTATTAGAGATTATTTCCAACCGGCTGTCCCTACAACCCAGACGGGCATTGTTGAGGCCACAATTAATGTCaataattttgagctaaaatcGGGTTTAATTAAGATGGAGCAGGACCTCGCATTCAGGGGAACTCCACATGAAGATCCACATAAGCACATCCGCTCTTTCCTAGAAATTAGCAGGACAGTAAAAATAAATGGAGTGTCTTTTGATGCTATTCGATTGAGATTGTTTCCTTTTTCTGTGTAGGACAAGGCAAAAGATTGGTTAGAGTCACTTGCTTCAAGAAGCACAGCCACATAGGATGAGTTGGCTGATAGCACTTGAAATGTGTTATTTTCTTCTGCTTAACTAAGGGTTTTTTAGCtacttaatttgatttaatttcttattttgtaggactcGAGTGTACAATCGGTTGGATCAAGCATTCAGGACTTAAAGATgctaaaatgacaaaattagaAGCTAAATCGAtcaaatgaccaaaatgaaAAGCGGTTGCAACGCTTCGGAAACCCAAGGACACCAGCGTTGCAACGCACTCCAATGCTGAAGCCTGACGCTATAAGACAGAAGCATAgacattgcaacgctgcgaagTTTGACGCAAACCCTTCAGTACATGTGGCCCAGCCGAGTGTTGCAACACTCTCCCTAACGTTGTGACACTACGGTAGGCCTATAAAAGGAACCCTTAGGGTTCAGCTAAAATCATTCCATCTTCTACCTTCTACTCTCGATTTTGGGTGTTTTAGTCTCTTTTCTAGCTATGTTTTTATtgcttttggtttttgttttgtaaTAAGTTCTTCCTCTTTGCCAATCGTGTTGATTTTTGACATGTTTTATGGCTAAAGGGTATGAACTTAGCTTGGGTTAGTTagtttaatttcattccaatgtaATTCTTGAGACTCATTCTGTAATCCCATGAGTATTATTTTGACTTAAAGAAATTTTTCTTGagtatatttttagttttcgtgtatgggataatctgacaaattaaCTATGCACGTTTAATTGACTGCTTTGATTGGtcctaatttgtaatcgttaggtaATCATCACCTAGAAGCAAAAGTTCAGTCAGTTTGTTGTGTTAATTTGGGATTCCAATTGAcaagcatttactttctaacttagacAATTTTCACGCAATTAATTGGTTTGATGATGGAAACCAATTAATTGGCTTAGTTTTGCCCGAAAGCTTAAATTCTGATAGTTAATTGATTGGTTGAGGATCCTCGCtcttcttttaattaacttgattttatagCCTACCGGTTAGGATTCTAATTGAGTAAGCTAAGTTTTTAGTTCAATTATCTCCCACAAATTTTTAGtagtctatgatagaattaTTGAGGAATGAATTAAATTGTCTAAGCTGAGTGTTTGATTGATAATTTTCACAATTATTACATtgcacttcttttttttttcaaaatatgtttttaacaattttcaCAAACCCCCCGGTTACATTCTAcaagttccaactttttaggaatCCATATTAGGCTCTCAGTGGTTCGATCCCGGACTTGCTACTTacactactagttagtataaagagtttgttcgatgatttataaatttaattcgtATAGCAAGGGGTTTGGGAGCGACACAAAACTATCGCTATCATTGGCCTAAGCCTTTCTGAATAAATTCTTCCCTCCTGCAAAAACAAGAAGACTAAGAATAGAAATTGCCACATTCAAGTAGAGAGAGGACGAGCAGTTATTCGAGGCATGTGAGTTCTATAAGGAGTTGTTGCAGAAGTGTCCCAAGCATGGATACCCAAACTGGTTAAAAATCCAGTTGTTCTACAATGGGTTGACCAGTACAATGAAATCCATCTTGGTTGCTGTTGCAGATGGCTCAATTTTTGCAAAAACGGTTGATGTTGCTCAGGCTATTGGAGAAGATGGCTGCCACGGGCTATAATTGGCCCTCAGAACGATCTTCATCTAGAGTGGGTGGGATTTATGAACTTGAAAAGGTAAATGCTTTAAAGGCACAGATGGCTACTTTGACGAATGCCATTAATCTCTTGTCCACAGGTACTTAACCATCAATTTCATCGACATCGGCTTGTAATGCACTTTCATCATGGGAAGTACGAACCTTGAGTGGGAAAATAATGTATGCCAAGTGAACCAATTCCAAGGAGCCCAtcaaaattgttatcaaataaACCAACCCACTCATTATCACTAAGGTTACACAATCCTGAGAATTTTTCATATGCTAACTATAAGAATGTTTTATATGCACCTCTAGGTTTTTCTGAAAAGATACCATCTGTGAAGGCTTTGCTTGGGGATTTCATAAAGGAGTCAAGGAGCAGAACCAATTTCTTGGAGAGCATAGTAACGAGTTATGGGAAAGCTATCCAGAACCTTGAAGTTCAGGTTAGCCAAATCGTTGCTACATTGAATACTATGAACAAAGGAGCTTTCCCTAGTTGTACGGATAAAAATCCAAGGGAGGAGTGCAAAGCAATAACCTTGAGAAATAGGAAAAATATTGTGCTTCTTATGACAAACTAGAGAGAGAAACAGGTGGTATTGAGTCCTAAAGCTATTAATGTGAATCATAGGAAAAAGGGTGATGTTCCTGTATCCTCCAAATCAAGGAGTAGTTTTGAAACTTCACCTGCTGTGTTAAATAAAATCTTCTATCCCCAacgtttttaaaaaaagaaattgaatgatcagtttgttaaatttttagatatttttaagaagcttcacataaatattccttttgtcGATGCTCTGGAACAAATGCCAAATTATGTGAAGCTCATAAAGGAAATGTTGTCTTCAAAGAATAAGTTTGAAAAGTATGAGATGGTTAGCTTAAATGAGGAATGTAGTGCTATGTTGCAGAAGAAGCTACTGCAAAAATTGAAGGATCCTAGGAGTTTTATGATCCCCTACACTATAGGGAATCTGATGATAAACAAAGCTTTATGTGATTTAGGAACTTCAATTAATCTGATGCTTTTATCATCATATAGGAAACTAAACATAGGAGAGGTACAGCCGACGACGATATCATTGCACCTAGCAGATCGTACCCTCACTTACCCTCGTGGTGTAGTAGAGGATGTTCTGGTTAAAGTCAGTGATTTAATCTTCCCAACAGATTTTGTGGTCCTAGATATGGAAGAAGATTCTGAAATTGCCATCATCCTTGGAAGTCCATTCTTAGCCACAGGCAGAGCATTGATTGATGTATATGATGGCGAGCTTACACTCCGGGTGAATGATGAGAATATGACATTCAACTTTTTGTGTTCTTCTAAGTCCAAGGAGCCTATAAGTTGTGTCAAGAGATAAATGAAGTTGTTTATTAAAATCTTGGACAATCTCTTGGTTAAGAATAGGGCAAGGAAAAGTTAACTAGTCCTTAACAATCCTATAAGGAAGGTAAGGTAAATTTTCAAGATTATATTGGGAAGGGAGAAATAGAACTCATGAACAAAGGGAAATTATGCATTTCCTGGTGATTGTGTTCGACTAATCTTCTGTGTGAATGCCAGTGTGAAAGAAAATTGTTCGTCTTAGGTGCTTCAGTACATGGAATGTTCAAGCCACCTTGAAAGTTTGATTGAATTGGAGACCTAGTCTTGTTAAGGACATTAAACTAAGCACTTCTTGGGATGCAACCCAAGTGATCTAGTTTTATTTCcgttttatttcatttgttatttgattattttattttttttaaggacaTAAAGCTAtctcatgaattttttttttcttttgatcccCAGGTTGGAGATGAtgctcaagttttttttttttttttttttttttttttttttttttttgcaagcaCAAGATTTCCATCAAGATTCATGGATCCCCACTCATACACAGGCTTGTATCACTCATCTGTTGTGTGATTGTTTTAGATGTTATGCATTGGGGACAATGCATATTTTTAAGTTTAGGGTGGGGGGTGTACTTTGTGCTTGAAATTTGAGTTATTATGCATGTTCTTTTTTAGTTGATTGATATATGCATGTTGATGTcgattttgagaaaaaaaaatgaaaaattttgaaaaattggttcAAAGTTGGTTAGGAAAAATGCTGAGACTGATTGATTTGTATTCTTTGGTTGCTTTTTCTTATGATGATGGTTGATAAGTCACTCACGATGTATGTCAAGCTTCAAAGTAGAAGTTGGATAACATAGTCTGGTCTTAAGTGTTCTTTATTTTGAATTCCTCTTTGTAT contains:
- the LOC120090869 gene encoding uncharacterized protein LOC120090869, translating into MTDQAEEQMVLSPIASNVNQGKKGDVPVSSKSGSSSEPSPAVLNALEQMPNYVKFMKEMLSSKKKFEKYETISINKECSAILQKKLPQKLKDPGSFTIPYTIGNLTVNKALCDLRASINLMPLSLYRKVDIGEVQPTMISLQQVDRTLTYPRGVVEDVLVEVGDFIFPADFVVLDMEENSEIPIILGKPFLATVGH
- the LOC120090870 gene encoding uncharacterized protein LOC120090870, whose translation is MAQFLQKRLMLLRLLEKMAATGYNWPSERSSSRVGGIYELEKVNALKAQMATLTNAINLLSTGFSEKIPSVKALLGDFIKESRSRTNFLESIVTSYGKAIQNLEVQLHINIPFVDALEQMPNYVKLIKEMLSSKNKFEKYEMVSLNEECSAMLQKKLLQKLKDPRSFMIPYTIGNLMINKALCDLGTSINLMLLSSYRKLNIGEVQPTTISLHLADRTLTYPRGVVEDVLVKVSDLIFPTDFVVLDMEEDSEIAIILGSPFLATGRALIDVYDGELTLRVNDENMTFNFLCSSKSKEPISCVKR